The Mycolicibacterium aurum genome segment GCCGGTCAGGACCCCGCACAGATTGCAGTCGAGATCATGGGGCCCGCCGGCTGGAGCGCCGAGCAGAGCGGATTTTTCGTGGGGGCCGCCACCCAGTCGTATTGCCCCTAGCCGTCGCGGCACCGCCGCGCTGAACTCACCGAAACATCCTGCGCCCGAGGACGATTGCGAACGGTCTCAAACCCGCAGGGCGGTGAACGGCGCAAAAGGCAGAATTCGCAACACAAACCACAGTAGGACGACGGCAAGTGTCACCGGCGCCGCCCAGCGGTGGTGCTGCCACGAGACGATCGTGCGATCGACGACGCGTCCGTAGGTCCACAGCACGTAGGCCACGATCACGAACCCCAACGCCACCACTGCCAAGGCGTTGAAGTGGAGCGCGGACAGCACATCTCCATGCAGGAGCGAGTAGATCGCCCGCAGCGTGCCGCACCCGGGACAGTCAATGCCCAGAAGGGCTTTCGTGGGGCAGACTGGAAGAAAACCACCCGGGGTGGTGGGGTCTGCAATCCACACGACTGCGCATGCGCCCGCCGCCAGGGCACCCGTCATCAACGGGCCACCCAGGCGGGCCGGCGCACATTGCCGCAGCGGCAACGCGATCAATAGCTCGTCGACGTGTCCATGTCGAAGCTGACGGCGCCGAGGGCGAAGAGGATGGCGTAGATGATCCAGACCGCGACGGCGGCGACGACGCTCCAGATCGCCCACTTCTTCGCGGCGGCCGAGGATGCCTGCGCCTCGGCGACGCGCCCCTGCGCCCACAGCCCGTTGACCTGGCTCGCTTTGACGATCGACACGATGCCGAAGGGCAGACAGCAGAAGATCGTCGTCAGGATGCCGAGCACCAGATTCGAGCTCGGCTGCGGCCCCTGCGGTTGCTGCGGAGGATATCCTCCGCCGCCCGGAGGCGGCGGAGGCGGATAGTTT includes the following:
- a CDS encoding DUF2752 domain-containing protein encodes the protein MTGALAAGACAVVWIADPTTPGGFLPVCPTKALLGIDCPGCGTLRAIYSLLHGDVLSALHFNALAVVALGFVIVAYVLWTYGRVVDRTIVSWQHHRWAAPVTLAVVLLWFVLRILPFAPFTALRV
- a CDS encoding CD225/dispanin family protein, which produces MTQPPPGNYPPPPPPGGGGYPPQQPQGPQPSSNLVLGILTTIFCCLPFGIVSIVKASQVNGLWAQGRVAEAQASSAAAKKWAIWSVVAAVAVWIIYAILFALGAVSFDMDTSTSY